The Helicoverpa armigera isolate CAAS_96S chromosome 18, ASM3070526v1, whole genome shotgun sequence genome has a window encoding:
- the Slob gene encoding slowpoke-binding protein: MKHKLEKLRLCVLRKSAKMFNLYQHMKANNEGKEQKEPETTGHDRFYQERPRSSYRKKKRRGACRRAQSAAELNPESIAAANKRNAFRIRSVSTDREESEEENSERAPLVAQKIDSLAKLLFNKSIIGTGSGKSSPLEPPASPRVGDRSMESSAALAICTEYLAQSPRYDLLSALGPIGCRTNKHWFAIHDNSIKTDRLLTLMPLTSKCPIEQGERTKTLIMELFRALHHPYIYPVLDLELCNGHALTVLPFNARGSLKDLIYKSMWNEEYTRKYGTTGTGLPAWQVARFGRQMLEGLLFLKEKGFPPFRHLHSGNVVVQNGVARICGLENTLIGAQPRCPIALAAQLEHVEALSLGHVLFEMCAGAEIDLSLLPDLLPNYPNVVEIIEQIFGPRTPSLHELLLCELFRKIDLREMKGSCLPNFSQRLSRSCLSLLGEVARRTPGSPRTRTPPRRSVPASPASPATPTHRRHFPTDQDFTEEWQW, from the exons AGAAGCTAAGATTGTGCGTTTTACGGAAATCCGCGAAAATGTTCAATTTGTACCAGCATATGAAGGCTAATAATGAGGGGAAAGAGCAGAAAGAACCGGAGACGACCGGTCATGACCGGTTTTATCAGGAACGGCCGCGGAGTAGTTATAGGAAGAAGAAACGTCGTGGTGCTTGCAGGAGGGCTCAATCTGCAGCTGAACTCAACCCTGAGTCTATCGCTGCAGCCAATAAACGGAATGCGTTCAGAATACGATCAGTGTCCACTGACCGAGAAGAGAGTGAAG AAGAGAATTCAGAGCGTGCTCCGCTCGTTGCTCAGAAGATAGACTCGTTAGCCAAGCTGTTGTTCAACAAGTCTATCATCGGGACTGGCTCCGGCAAGTCTTCGCCTTTGGAACCACCTGCGTCACCAAG AGTCGGCGACCGCTCTATGGAGAGCTCAGCTGCATTGGCTATTTGTACAGAATATTTGGCACAGTCACCCAG ATACGATTTACTGTCCGCTCTGGGTCCCATCGGCTGCCGAACTAACAAGCATTGGTTCGCAATTCACGACAACTCCATTAAAACCGACAGACTTCTAACTTTG ATGCCGCTAACTTCAAAATGTCCCATCGAGCAAGGCGAGCGTACAAAGACATTGATAATGGAGTTATTTCGAGCTCTCCACCATCCTTATATTTATCCCGTACTAGATCTCGAGCTTTGTAACGGCCATGCTCTTACAGTGTTACCTTTTAACGCTAGAGGGAGCCTCAAGGATCTAATTTACAAG AGTATGTGGAACGAAGAGTATACTCGTAAATACGGAACTACAGGCACTGGCCTCCCGGCGTGGCAAGTCGCGAGGTTCGGCCGGCAAATGTTAGAAGGATTACTCTTCCTTAAAGAGAAGGGGTTCCCTCCATTCCGACACTTGCATTCAGGAAATGTTGTAGTACAGAACGGTGTTGCGCG GATATGCGGTTTAGAGAACACTCTTATAGGTGCCCAGCCGCGGTGTCCCATAGCTCTAGCGGCACAGTTAGAACACGTCGAGGCATTGTCTCTGGGACACGTACTGTTCGAGATGTGCGCCGGCGCTGAGATTGACCTGTCATTATTACCAGATTTGCTGCCTAATTATCCTAAT GTAGTGGAGATCATCGAGCAGATCTTTGGTCCTCGCACCCCCAGTCTGCACGAGCTGCTACTCTGCGAGCTCTTCAGGAAGATAGACCTGCGCGAGATGAAGGGCTCCTGTTTACCG AACTTCAGCCAGCGTCTATCCCGCTCGTGCCTGTCGCTGCTGGGCGAGGTGGCGCGGCGCACGCCGGGGTCGCCGCGCACGCgcacgccgccgcgccgctccgTGCCCGCCTCGCCCGCCTCGCCTGCTACGCCCACGCATCGGAG GCACTTCCCTACAGACCAGGATTTCACTGAAGAGTGGCAGTGGTAG